gagaagagaagagaagagaagagaagagaagagaagagaagagaagagaagagaagagaagagaagagaagagaagagaagagaagagacggagtgtaacaacaagagagagaacatgagagcTAGGTTTTCTGGAGACTGAACACATCTGTAAGGGGACATGGCACCCGTAGCATCCTGCTGGTTCTAAGGCCCCGGCTCTGGTATTGTCAGGAACAATCCAGCTGATACAGGACTCAGAGGTGGTGTGACAGACGCTGGTGCTTATCTAGACTGTCACCATCCCCCTTCTCAGCTCCTCagcaccctgtctgtctgtctgtctgtctgtctgtctgtctgtctgtctgtctgtctgtctgtctgtctgtctgtctgtctgtctgtctgtctgtctgtctgtctgtctgtctgtctgtctgtctgtctgtctgtctgtctgtctgtctgtctgtctgtctgtagacacagATCTCACCAGAGAGGACACTGACACCGCTACCATCAGCCAGCTTACAtcagttataacacacacacacacacacacacacacacacacacacacacacacacacacacacacacacacacacacacacacacacacacacacacacacacacacacacacacacacacacacacacacacacacacacacacacacacacacacacacacacacaaacacatgtgcacacattcatacacacatacacacgcgccTACACGCTTGCACACAGACACTTCtgtatcagccccccccccaccggCATGGATAGTGCTCAGTGTTTGATGTGGCAGACGTAACCAGAaaaggaaatgagaggagagagagaatcattcaGTCATAACATGTTCACTCTGCTATACTATGGAACTGATCAGGCTTTcaactcctcccttctctctgtcgctctggtCTTTgactcttctcctcctctatctttctggtctttgtctctcctcctctatctttctGGTCTGTGACTCTGCTCCTCTATCTTTCTGGTCTttgactcctctcctctatctttctGGTCTTtgactcctctcctccatctttctggtctttgtctctcctcctctatctttctggtctttgactcctctcctctatctttctggtctttgtctctcctcctctatctttctggtctttgactcctctcctctatctttctggtctttgtctctcctcctctatctttctGGTCTTTGACTCCTCTCTATCTTTCTGGTCTttgactcctctcctctatctttctggtctttgactcctctcctctatctttctggtctttgtctctcctcctccatctttctggtctttgtctctcctcctccatctttctggtctttgtctctcctcctctatctttctggtctttgtctctcctcctctatctttctggtctttgtctctcctcctccatctttctggtctttgtctctcctcctctatctttctggtctttgtctctcctcctctatctttctggtctttgtctctcctcctctatctttctggtctttgtctctcctcctccatctttctggtctttgtctctcctcctctatctttctggtctttgtctctcctcctctatctttctggtctttgactcctctcctctatctttctggtctttgtctctcctcctctatctttctggtctttgtctctcctcctccatctttctGGTCTttgactcctctcctctatctttctggtctttgtctctcctcctctatctttctGGTCTTTGTCTCTCCTCCTTCATCTTTCTGGTCTTtgactcctctcctccatctctctggtctttgtctctcctcctctatctttctggtctttgtctctcctcctctatctttctggtctttgtctctccctctcctcctctatctttctggtctttgactcctctcctctatctttctggtctttgactctcctcctctatctttctggtctttgactcctctcctctatcttcctggtctttgtctctcctcctccatctttctGGTCTttgactcctctcctctatcttcctggtctttgtctctcctcctctatctttctggtctttgtctctccctctcctcctctatctttctGGTCTTTGACTCCTCTCTATCTTTCTGGTCTTtgactctcctcctctatctttctGGTCTTTGACTCCTCTCTATCTTTCTGGtctttgtctctcctcctccatctttctGGTCTTTGTCTCTCCTATATCTTTCTGGTCTTTGACTCCTCTCTATATTTCTGGtctttgtctctcctcctccatctttctggtctctgtctctccttctataTCTTTCTGGTCTTTGACTCCTCTCTATCTTTCTGGTCTTTGTCTCTCCTCTATCTTTCTGGTCTTTGTCTCGCCTCCTCTATCTTTCTGGtctttgtctctcctcctctatctttctGGTCTTTGTCTCTTCTCCATCTTTCTGGTCTTTGTTGGTCCTCCTCCATCTTTCTGGTAATTGTCTCTCCTTCTATATCTTTCTGGTCTTTGACTCTTCTCTATCTTTCTGGTCtttgactcctctcctcttctatcttTCTGGTCTttgtgtcctctcctcctctatctttctggtctttgtctctcctctatctttctggtctttgtctctcctctatctttctggtctttgtctctcctcctctatctttctGGTCTTTGACGCTTCTCTTCCTCTATCTTTCTGGCCTCTGActcttctcctctgtctttcTGGTAAAACCTTATATTTGTCTCTTTGCGatcttctccctctttccctctcctattCTTCTTTCCATTTCTGCATGTTGGTTATACTACTCTACCCCTGTCACTAtcacttctctccttctcctctttgtcTCCTCCCATTTCTTCCATGCATGTGtacttctttctctccttctctcttgttCCTACTCTCTTACGCTTTCCTGCTCCTtctttccccatccctctctcctcctatttTTCTCCTTCAGCATGGATGTTCAGACTTTTCATGGGAAGGAATCAATGTAAGTGTTGTGACATCATTCCTTCATCTACCTTTATTTCTCTATCtatttgttttgatttatttGATTTAACTCACCTTAGGTAACCTACTACTTCGTCCCCTCACTCCCCCTCCCATCTAACTCTCTCTATACCGTATCGTTAATTCTCTCTCAATGTAGTAGTGCAGTGTGCACTGTAGTGACCACAACAAACAATCAACCAGTGTGAATGTGCACTATGTTTTTACTGATTGCAGATTTTAAAAAACAACACTCCCCATAATGCACTTCAGCACTGTCAAGCAGGAAGTTGTTCGAACAACGACCTTGGAAAATGACAATTTTTTTTGTCAAATTTGACATTGTTGCTTTTTGACGCTGTATTAACCCAATATCTACTTAACTTCTCCTCTCACCTACCCTCTGAACTCTGTGTGCTTCTGTGGCACacatctcttcctccatctctctatcatcCTCTTCCCTCATTCCTCTAGCTGTCTATGGAAGACACCACGTCCATCCTGCCTCGTCTGAAGAGGAACAACTCCAATAACTATGGGATTGGTGCTCTGGCTAAGTCCTCACTgacaggtgtgtcaggtgtgtgtctgtcctgtaACTGGTAAACTGACCCCATGTCAGCTCCCGCCTGGACAGGCGCTGGAGCCGACATGGCCCCAGAGTGGGTTCCCCTGATTCACTTCCTCTCTCCATAATGATAATACTCATCAATGGCTGACCCCCCAGTCATTGGTGGAATAACACTTAAACCTAACGACAACCCTATAAAAAATTACACTACCCACAGTACATTGTTATGTGGCTTGTTGAGTTAACAAGAGGTGAGTGGGAGGTGTAGTTGTTTGTCTGTTAAGTGGTTGTGAAGCAGCGTTGAGCTACTCTAGTGTCTGTGTAATGTGTCTACTGTCTCtgagtttgtgtttgtgtgttaaagtGTGTATAACTGTGTAATGTGCATTGTGCACTGTGCAGTGTGGTGCAGTTAGTAGTTTTGTACAGTTGTAATGTACAGTGAAGTGTATTGGAATGTAGTGAACTGCTAACTCAACATATATTGACTTGGACACATTAATTACTGAGCAAAGCCATAATGTAACCAGCAGACAGAATACAGACCGTCATGGCGGAACATGATTTCTAAAGAGTGTCTTCCGCAGTGCACTGTATGCATCAGCTGAGGATGTCTTAACAGACACTGCAGGGGGAGTGGGGTTTCTGCTTAGCCAGTGCAGGCAGCTTAGCAGAGGTGTGAAAGCTATCATGTCAACAAGCCAACCTCTCATTACTCACACCCCTCTGGCCATCTCACCCCAATTAACCTCCTCTGTCCCATGATGCACCTCTCCCAGAGCAGACGTATGCATTTGCTCCTTCCTGCGCCCCATCATCCTCCTCGGTTCCATCTCATCTACATTATAAGCATCTCCTCCCTATTCATTTAGCCATGAATCTAAAGCATGTTCATTAAGCCACTCGTTTAACCACTCATCCAGAGGCCCTTATCAGCACCACCTAAATACTGACAGGATCAGACAGACCTAAATGTGGAATAATAACATAATATCTAATctctttccttccccctctctctccaacctgATGCCTGTCTCCTAACTCCCCCAAACTCCACATTCACCACTTCTCTAAACCCCTTaatatccctccaaccctcccttaATCCACTTTcacccttctaaccctccccAATACCCGCATCAATCCCTACATCCCTCTTcacttctcccccctccctccccaggtGTGAATCGCTCCATGAAGGACAAGGTGACCAAGCCTACATCCATGGCCCAAGGCCGGATGGCACACATGATCGAGTGGCAGAACTGGGACATGTCTGTGGTGGGCCCGGGGGGCGTCTCCGTCCCACGCAAGTCCACGGCAGAgcaggagatggagagacggtTGGAGAGCGACGCCTACAGCGACCTCAGCGACGGGGAGAAGGAGGCTCGCTTCACCGCAGGTCAGAGGGGGAGGGGAATTtgtcactgtgagaggagacagaagCAATAGGAGTGGTTGATGCTGATTTATATAAACAGGGTGGTGTTCAGAGGAAACCCTCACAAAATGAAGCCTTTGGGAAAAAGGGTTCTCATGTGTTGAACCCCAAATCCTAACCAGACTGTTTATAGGTCAGCTAATCGGCATGGCATAACACCAGCCAAATATGTCAACATTGGCCTAGGCAGAGCATAACCATAGATATTAAATAGACTATATATTAAATCTTTATTGAAATTAGCCATAGATATTAAATCATTAAGGCGCTGAGGGAAGGCAGCAGCCAACTGGGCCGTTACAATGACCTTGACTTACCCTCTGCACTCCAGGTATCCTGCAGCAGTTTGCCATCTCCCAGGCAACGCTCATGGCCTGGACCTCCATGGATGGAGAGAGCCTGAGGTCAGGGTCCAACCAGGGCAGTGTGGCCCACCTCAGCGAGGTTAACCAGGAGAGCATCACCAGCCGAGGTAAGGGACTACAAATATGGCCTCTAAACCAGCATGTATCAGCTGAGATAAGGGACTACAAATATGACCTCTAAACAACCATATGTCAGTTGAGGTAAAGGACTATAAATATAGCCTCTAAATGAGCATGTCAGTCGATGTAAGGGACTACAAATATGCTTGACAAACTACAGTAGCACCAATCAACTAGGGCAACCAAGTTTAAGGGATAGTTTAAGGAGCTAAATAGGATCCTGCACTGCGGAACCTTGTCTAAAAATTTGCAGCCAAACACGTTTATGCATAGGCTTGAGATCAGGCAAAGCTGGAGTGTAGTGTGTGGGCTACATTATGCGTCATTTTGCTCAGTAACGAAGGCATCTCATTCCATCTCAGCCTGGAGTGTTAACTCTGTGCTAATTTCAGATTCGCAAACACAGCCTGGGGGAATGCAAGACCGGGGATTTCAACTGTATAAGTAGTCCACTTGGTCATTATTATTCCACATCGCTGTGCTGTCCGTTACAGTGCTCCTGTATTTCTCCTACTCATGCAAAGAGGCGTTCAGACATGGAGACATGTTGAAATCATAATGTGGTTTTCTCCCTGTGGTTTGTTATTGAGAGAAAACAAATGGCCTTGATGCTGTGTGATGATCATTAGCTGAATCACAACTTCAGGACAGTTATTTAATGTAATTATATTGCCTGAAGTCAAATAACCGTAGAATGTTAGTATTAAACATGATTTGGCTGTCTCTGGATGTATTTTGACAGTTTTGAGTCATCATTAAAGTGATATAATGTGAGGTTGCCAGCTTGCTGACCCTTAGCACTGCCATATCAACTCAGCACACCTTGAGGCTCTTTTGTCAGATCATGTATATACACCATTCCTCTATCTGAAACTTGTTAGGCCAATGTCACAAAGACGTCTCTGCGAATAAGTGTGATTTACCTCATTCTTTTGTGTTTGACAGCCTTTTTGTACATAACGGCATTGGCAACACACAAACTGATATATTCTTCCATTTATTTTCCTCCTTCGCACAAAATGGCCACCATACTTCAAAAGTTTTAATGTTGTTATCAGTCAGTGGTGGATATTAGTCGCCTTGTTCATCCGTAACAAAACCAGATTGGAATATGAGATGGCAAAAACTACCATGACTCATCCTTATTCATATCAGCCGAGCTATTGGCTGAATTATATGTCATTTTAATGCAGGGCAGACAGTCTCCCCAATGGCTATAGAGAGTCATAATGTTGATGTATTAGACTACTCGgtgtagctacagtacacttGGGGTCTGTCTGGGGATCGTTCAAGTaaagtcattttcattttctCAATGATAAATTTGGGTCTGAGAGGGTTGGGGTGTCCCCCAAGGATATCACATGATTCCTCTCCAGGTTTCCTCTTTCGGGAAAAAGGCTAATGTCAGCATTGTAGATTTATTTGCAGTTTGATGTCCATGAGGTCCAGTGTAGTGCATCTGTCAAGGACAACCAACCATTTATCCCACCTCTTCTATTTTCTTGTTCTTTTCATCCTCTCAGACCAGATATTGCACCACTCTTCTGCGGACATGTGGCCCAACACCTATGTCGCCCAGGGCCTctactgcctctcctcctctgacgCCTGGGAGCCAATCAGCAACGAGCCCTCCGGAGTGGCCTCTCCCGCTGCTGGCTCCTACGCGATGCAGCAGGGCGGGACTTCCTGTGATGGGTATGATGGGAACGCgttgctgcagcagcagcagcagcagcagttcaaCCTACAGCAGCAGAGTCAACTCCAGCAGTTGCAGCAGCTACAACAGATACAGCACTACCAGCAACAGCAGCTCCTGTATCAGCAACAACAGGTGAGGAAAAACAACAATCTAAAATGAGAGGAAAGCATTAACAATCTATTTCCATGGAAAGACAATATTCATTCATGGCGTAGTCGGGCAGCTGACATTTTGTTTTTTTcgttcaaatattttttattgaacacacACAAGAATGGTGTATAGGTATAAAAGACAAGTATACAATTCTTATCTAAACATAAAAGAGCAGACAGAAACAACATGACCCAGAGTTCTGGGTAAAAAACAAATAGTACAAAACATGACATACAGAACAAGGACAGGTAGAAAGAAAGAGGGTAGATGTCACCCCCCCAATTCCCCCCTATTCCCCTCCCGACTGCTCGGGTGGCGGGGCCAGCACATGCTGCCTAAAGGTAGATAAAAATATTACAATTGAGAGTGCGTTAAAATGTACAAATTCACAGCGCTGACTGGTCCAAGTAAGAGAGGAAAGGCTGCCAGATTTGATCAaatgttgataatttattgttcagAATATATCTAATTCTTTCTAAGTGTACAGTGTTTGCCAATTCGCTGAGCCATAATTTGGTAGAGGGCGCTTCCCTCCTTTTCCAAAACAACAAGATTCGTTTTTTTGCCGAAATGAGACTGTAAGAGATTAGTTGtttttgggggttggttaatctGTTTAGGGAATCAGACACTCCCAGGATTATCAGAAGCGGGTCTGGGTCTATTGAAGTCTCCAGAACTCCAGAGAGGATCCTAAAAATTCCACACCAATAACCATACAAGCTAGATCATAGGGCAAAGAAGTGGAGTAGTGTACCCTGCTCAGCCTGACATTTATCACACATAGGGGATGTATCAGGAAATATCCTATGCAGTTTAgttttggaataatgtaatctatGTAATACCTTGAATTGTATGAGACGATGTCTGGAGTTAATGGAGCATGTGTGGATATACTCCAAGCTATCTTCCCAGTCTGCCACAGAAATGTCAGTCCCTAGTTCTTCCTCCCATTTTGCCTTAATGGCATCTGTAGAAGGTGTGCTAACATATTGAAAAGTGTCATGTAGacgagatatcagtttgtctgagGTGGGGCATATTTTTATGCATCCATCAAACATGGAAGGTTTAGCATTCCCAAATGTTGGGAGGTGTTTCCTAACATAGTCTCTAAGTTGTAGGTATCTGAAAAAGTTACTTCTGGGAAGATTATAAGTTTCCCTCAGCAACTCAAAGGAAGCAAAGGTCCCTTCTATATATAAATCCCCTATGGTACTTATCCCTAACTCTCCCCATTGCTCAAAGGTGTTATCAAGGTTAGTGGGGGCAAAGGAGGGATTCCTGGCAACAGGGAGCATGAATGATATTGGTCTAAGCTCAAAGTGGACTTTAATTTGCTTCCAGATTTGGACTGTGCTATGTATAATAGGATTGTTGCGATAAAGTGGTATCTCCAGATTGACAGGCGACAAAATCACAGCTCCAATAGAGAAGGGGTGACACTCCTCACGCTCCATACTAAACCAGCTGGATGACGGAGGTGCGTCATCCAGCAAGAACGTAACAATGCGGAGGTTAGCGGCCCAATAGTAAAATATAACATTTGGGAGAGACAATCCTCCTTCCATCTTGGATTTACAGAGGTGTTTTTTACCtatcctgtgtgttttataatCCAAGATGACAGAATTGATCATTGAGTCCAGTTGTTTATGAAAGGATTTAGGTATGTATACTTGGATGTTCTGGTATAGGTAGAGCAGTTGTGGGAGGAAGACCATTTTAATGGCATTCATTCTTCCGAGCAGAGAAATTGGGAGAGTTCTCCAAAATTGTATGTTTGCCTTGAGTTTTTGCATCAGAGAGGGGAAATTCTCTTTAAATAGTGAGGAGTATTGTTTGGTAACTACAATTCCTAGGTAGGTACATTTTTCTGAAGATAACTGAACTGGAAGATGTTCTAGCCAAGAGGTGTTTTGCAACCGTATGGGCATTAATTTGCTCTTGTTCCAATTTATTCTGTATCCCGAGAAGGTACCAAACAAATTAATCACATCAAGAATAGCTGGAATACTATCTTGGGGTTCTGTTACATAGAGGAGAATGTCATCTGCGTATAGGGAAATCTTATTTAGAATATCTTTAGTATTATAGCCGTGTATTGCTGCATGAGTTCTGATCGCCTGAGCAAGAGGTTCAATAATTAGGGCAAAGAGCATAGGTGACAGCGCACAACCCTGCCTTGTCCCTCTGTAAAGGTTAAATCGGGGCGACAATGATTGGTTAGTGAGTATTCTCGCACAGGGGTTCCTATATAAAAGCTGGATCCAATTTATGAACCCATCTCCAATATTACATTTCTGTAGGACCTTGAATAGATAGGACCACTCAACTTGGTCAAAGGCCTTTTCGGCGTCAAGAGATATAACGGCAAGGTCCACGTTAGGTAACCTCTGAGAATACATAATGTTGAAGAGGCGCCTGAGATTGAAGAATTAGTTTCTGTTAGGGATAAAGCCGGTCTGGTCCAAATGGACCAATTTGCCAATTAAAGTGCTAAGCCTGTTAGCCAGAGTTTTTGCTAAAATCTTTTGGTCTGTATTAAGGAGGGATATTGGTCTGTATGACCCTACCTCTTCCGGATCTTTACCCTTCTTATGTATAACTGTAATGAACGCCTCATCCAAAGTAGATGGGAGTGCCCCATCCTCATTAGCCTGAACCAACATTTTGTGCAGGTAGGGAGAGAGCATGTTGCTGAATGTTTTATAGAATTCACCAGGGTATCCATCTGGGCCCAGGGTCTTGCCACTCTTTAAAGATTTAATTGTTTCTCGAATTTCTTCAAGAGATATTTCCTTATTCAGGAAGTTACAATTTTCCTGGTTCAGGGCAATTTTCCTGGTTCAGGGGTTAGGATCCGCTTTAGATGTATATAGAGCCTCATAAAACTGACGGAATCTGTCATTGATGTCTTTGGGGGAAGAGAGTAATTCCCCAGATGCAGATTTAACTTTGTGAATCATTCGGTCAATCACATTTTTTCGAAGTTGTCTGGCAAGTAATTTGTGTGGTTTGTCACCAAACTCAAAATATTTTTGCTTGGCATAGAGaaaagatttagcaattttagcTGAGAGAATCTGATTATATTCAAATTTTAAAGAGGTCATTTTTTTatgtttgtcacgccctgaccttagagagccgtgttatttctctatttggttaggtcagggtgtggggtgggcattctatgtcatgtatttctttgttttggccgagtagggttcctaatcaaaggcagctgtctattgttgtctctgattgggaatcatacttaggcagccttttccccacctgtgtttgtgggtagttgctttgTATTTtgtacctgatggaactgttggctttttgttttgttatttttgtttgtgtgttttctttgtttaataaatcatgagcacttaccacgctgtgctttggtccacttcttccgacgAACgccattacagaactacccaccaccaacggaccaagcagcgtggtcaggaggactagacctgggaggacatcctggacggcaagggatcctggacgtgggaggaaatCCAGGCCtgatgggatcgcctcccatgggaacaggtggaggcagcgagagcagagcagCGACGATATGAGGAAGTAGCACAgcaacgacggaagcacgagaggcagcccccaattttttttggggggtggggcacacgggtagattggcagagtcagggtggagacctgagccaactccccgtgctaaCCATGGGGAGCATGGGaacagtcaggcaccgtgttatgctgtgatgcgcactatatctccaatgcgcattcatagcccggtgcgctctgtgcctgtgccccgcatttgccgggctaaagtgagcattcagccagggcggattgtgccggctcagcgctactggtctccagtacgcctcctcggtccaggata
The sequence above is drawn from the Salmo salar chromosome ssa05, Ssal_v3.1, whole genome shotgun sequence genome and encodes:
- the LOC106576679 gene encoding uncharacterized protein isoform X1, producing MGCIGSRRLTADGVPVKDGEQHGCSDFSWEGINLSMEDTTSILPRLKRNNSNNYGIGALAKSSLTGVSGVNRSMKDKVTKPTSMAQGRMAHMIEWQNWDMSVVGPGGVSVPRKSTAEQEMERRLESDAYSDLSDGEKEARFTAGILQQFAISQATLMAWTSMDGESLRSGSNQGSVAHLSEVNQESITSRDQILHHSSADMWPNTYVAQGLYCLSSSDAWEPISNEPSGVASPAAGSYAMQQGGTSCDGYDGNALLQQQQQQQFNLQQQSQLQQLQQLQQIQHYQQQQLLYQQQQSLEQRLHSANHSLQATPNSTIHSLAPATHAPLVDLWGAGQTESYHTDIGGYNIGVAAVVEAALNVPSGDEGAGTDHSPLLEQHEEEDELKDEELTLCMEPESATLTQRDEAITSGGSSPGQRSPGRSSPGRSSPGRSSPGQPAQQITERKASDVSCGGIQILEEKEEKQGSAVAAMATN
- the LOC106576679 gene encoding uncharacterized protein isoform X2; this translates as MGCIGSRRLTADGVPVKDGEQHGCSDFSWEGINLSMEDTTSILPRLKRNNSNNYGIGALAKSSLTGVNRSMKDKVTKPTSMAQGRMAHMIEWQNWDMSVVGPGGVSVPRKSTAEQEMERRLESDAYSDLSDGEKEARFTAGILQQFAISQATLMAWTSMDGESLRSGSNQGSVAHLSEVNQESITSRDQILHHSSADMWPNTYVAQGLYCLSSSDAWEPISNEPSGVASPAAGSYAMQQGGTSCDGYDGNALLQQQQQQQFNLQQQSQLQQLQQLQQIQHYQQQQLLYQQQQSLEQRLHSANHSLQATPNSTIHSLAPATHAPLVDLWGAGQTESYHTDIGGYNIGVAAVVEAALNVPSGDEGAGTDHSPLLEQHEEEDELKDEELTLCMEPESATLTQRDEAITSGGSSPGQRSPGRSSPGRSSPGRSSPGQPAQQITERKASDVSCGGIQILEEKEEKQGSAVAAMATN
- the LOC106576679 gene encoding uncharacterized protein isoform X4 encodes the protein MGCIGSRRLTADGVPVKDGEQLSMEDTTSILPRLKRNNSNNYGIGALAKSSLTGVNRSMKDKVTKPTSMAQGRMAHMIEWQNWDMSVVGPGGVSVPRKSTAEQEMERRLESDAYSDLSDGEKEARFTAGILQQFAISQATLMAWTSMDGESLRSGSNQGSVAHLSEVNQESITSRDQILHHSSADMWPNTYVAQGLYCLSSSDAWEPISNEPSGVASPAAGSYAMQQGGTSCDGYDGNALLQQQQQQQFNLQQQSQLQQLQQLQQIQHYQQQQLLYQQQQSLEQRLHSANHSLQATPNSTIHSLAPATHAPLVDLWGAGQTESYHTDIGGYNIGVAAVVEAALNVPSGDEGAGTDHSPLLEQHEEEDELKDEELTLCMEPESATLTQRDEAITSGGSSPGQRSPGRSSPGRSSPGRSSPGQPAQQITERKASDVSCGGIQILEEKEEKQGSAVAAMATN
- the LOC106576679 gene encoding uncharacterized protein isoform X3, which translates into the protein MGCIGSRRLTADGVPVKDGEQLSMEDTTSILPRLKRNNSNNYGIGALAKSSLTGVSGVNRSMKDKVTKPTSMAQGRMAHMIEWQNWDMSVVGPGGVSVPRKSTAEQEMERRLESDAYSDLSDGEKEARFTAGILQQFAISQATLMAWTSMDGESLRSGSNQGSVAHLSEVNQESITSRDQILHHSSADMWPNTYVAQGLYCLSSSDAWEPISNEPSGVASPAAGSYAMQQGGTSCDGYDGNALLQQQQQQQFNLQQQSQLQQLQQLQQIQHYQQQQLLYQQQQSLEQRLHSANHSLQATPNSTIHSLAPATHAPLVDLWGAGQTESYHTDIGGYNIGVAAVVEAALNVPSGDEGAGTDHSPLLEQHEEEDELKDEELTLCMEPESATLTQRDEAITSGGSSPGQRSPGRSSPGRSSPGRSSPGQPAQQITERKASDVSCGGIQILEEKEEKQGSAVAAMATN
- the LOC106576679 gene encoding uncharacterized protein isoform X5; its protein translation is MHRLTETHGRWSASKGWGTGVNRSMKDKVTKPTSMAQGRMAHMIEWQNWDMSVVGPGGVSVPRKSTAEQEMERRLESDAYSDLSDGEKEARFTAGILQQFAISQATLMAWTSMDGESLRSGSNQGSVAHLSEVNQESITSRDQILHHSSADMWPNTYVAQGLYCLSSSDAWEPISNEPSGVASPAAGSYAMQQGGTSCDGYDGNALLQQQQQQQFNLQQQSQLQQLQQLQQIQHYQQQQLLYQQQQSLEQRLHSANHSLQATPNSTIHSLAPATHAPLVDLWGAGQTESYHTDIGGYNIGVAAVVEAALNVPSGDEGAGTDHSPLLEQHEEEDELKDEELTLCMEPESATLTQRDEAITSGGSSPGQRSPGRSSPGRSSPGRSSPGQPAQQITERKASDVSCGGIQILEEKEEKQGSAVAAMATN